In Gadus chalcogrammus isolate NIFS_2021 chromosome 11, NIFS_Gcha_1.0, whole genome shotgun sequence, a single window of DNA contains:
- the LOC130392367 gene encoding mucin-2-like: MTWTHFWLCFLALSFTNIANVQARQALNHVNSICSTWGRHHFKTFDGDVYQFPGLCGYNLVSDCHEMYREFSVHIQKSLVDGHPTVNELVVTINDLVFHLTKRAVSLNDDLINLPYLNAGIQLERNAVYTKLQAKVGLVVMWNGDDAVMVELDSDYHNRTCGLCGDFNGVPVYNEFIHHNRKIHPIEFGNGQRVHRPNDECEDPYEEEEQELDAQDLEYPELEDQAVEVPCKEFRPICEKVIHSEAWSSCASLVDPAPYTQACVQDMCGCGNSTNDFCVCSTLAEFSRQCSHAGGQPPSWRTPQFCAKMCPFNMVYEESGSPCMASCTVSDISSLCEDHKMDGCFCPAGTVWDNISQRGCVSQTECQCKHDKIYNSGEVYRQDSEECLCYQGRWDCKSLPSPATCAVEEGSHVTTFDGKAYIFHGDCHYVLAKIESKDDTSPKFTIFVQLVPCVNQEFDTCLKSVKVLLNNDRNNMLAFSADGKVRHNMQIISLPYNTGDINIFRASSFHILLQTRFGLQIQVQHVPVLQVYVTLEQRYKTKTRGLCGNYNMMLSDDMKTPQGIVEGTASSFGNSWKANPTCPERDERLESPCSVSVENERYAEHWCSMLTRPDGPFTNCHAMVDPELYHKRCIYATCNCEKTEDCMCAVFSSYARACASKGVFLSDWRVNVCDKYTRGCPESQSFSYKLQRCQWTCRQLSSEQQSCTSDFLPVDGCSCPEGTYQEEHGACVPMNKCPCYHNGVHIKPGKSISIKEQHCLCSNGKLHCRTWKTSSQACPTPKVYLNCSSTDVRDLGVQCARTCRNTESDSCYSTECESGCQCPSGLLDDGKGSCVKEHECPCEHDRTLYASGSEIKDQCNTCTCRKGNWECTEKKCPGTCIIYGSGHYRTFDQRTYGFQGQCAYVAIQNTCGNKSVEDIFRVITENIPCGTTGTTCSKSVRIQLGNKEIKLAKGKYEILDLAMGSEIKYTIRPVGMYLAVEASLGITVLWDRKTTIRILLEPQHSAGVCGLCGDFNGDVQNDFTTQSQMVVSSPLEFANSWKALSSCLDAEASADSCVLQPHRHNWAQIQCSIIKSVTFQDCHKKVNPIPFYENCVKDSCACDSGGDCECFCTAVAAYAQACNEVSVCVAWRTPEICPVFCDYYNEGELCEWHYKPCHEPCYETCRNPHGCNNSIPNLEGCYPVCPEDKPIFDEDKGICVESCDGCIYNGTYYNDNDVIYNVTDNLGMCYYAICKNGKVIKTNDPCPTPKPSTTTTPFITSTTTPTSSPATTPRPTTPLVTTKETTTQEPTPTFDDTTSTNTPQTTMTSSSTTEPTTPEVTTRETTSPPVSTTTPPTPTVISTTTLTTTTTAPPSTTVATPTPVVATTTTPTQETTSVTTTPSTTTEGTTGIPSTTPCEEECEWTQWFDVDSSTDGSDWETYENITNSGEKICQKPRNITCRSTKAPDKSFDDFVKETGQVVSCDIDDGLICKKEDQVSRPYKCFNYQIKVECCGPCIPHPTPPTISTTVITSSPNPTPGSTTSEQPTPVFSTTKSTTPPAPLSTTVLTTTPVFTSPTTPQSTRSTTTEPTTTPTTTSTTTAPPSTPVVTPTTVVTTSTTTPKTTTTSSSTTEPTTTPTTTSTTTAPPSTPVVTPTTVVTTSTTTPKTTTTSSSTTEPTTTPTTTSTTTAPPSTPVVTPTTVVTTSTTTPKTTTTSSSTTEPTTTPTTTSTTTAPPSTPVVTPTTVVTTSTTPKTTTTSSSTTEATTTPKTTSTTTAPPSTPVVTPTTVVTTSTTTPKTTTTSSSTTEPTTTPTTTSTTTAPPSTPVATPTHVVMTTTTTPQTTMTSSSTTEPTTTPTTTSTTTAPPSTPVVTPTTVVTTSTTTPKTTTTSSSTTEPTTTPTTTSTTTAPPSTPVVTPTTVVTTSTTTPKTTTTSSSTTEPTTTPTTTSTTTAPPSTPVVTPTTVVTTSTTTPKTTTTSSSTTEPTTTPTTTSTTTAPPSTPVVTPTTVVTTSTTTPKTTTTSSSTTEPTTTPTTTSTTTAPPSTPVVTPTTVGTTTTTPTQETTSVTTTPSTTTEGTTGIPSTTPCEEECEWTQWFDVDSSTDGSDWETYENITNSGEKICQKPRNITCRSTKAPDKSFDDFVKETGQVVSCDIDDGLICKKEDQVSRPYKCFNYQIKVECCGPCIPPSTPQTTSTTVITSSPNPTPGSTTSEQPTPVFSTTKSTTPPAPLSTTVLTTTPVFTSPTTPQSTRSTTTEPTTTPTTTSTTTAPPSTPVVTPTTVVTTSTTTPKTTTTSSSTTEPTTTPTTTSTTTAQPSTPVVTPTTVVTTSTTTPKTTTTSSSTTEPTTTPTTTSTTTAPPSTPVVTPTTVVTTSTTTPKTTTTSSSTTEPTTTPTTTSTTTAPPSTPVVTPTTVVTTSTTTPKTTTTSSSTTEPTTTPTTTSTTTAPPSTPVVTPTTVVTTSTTTPKTTTTSSSTTEPTTTPTTTLHLFSSTTEPTTTPTTTSTTTAPPSTPVVTPTTVVTTSTTTPKTTTTSSSTTEPTTTPTTTSTTTAPPSTPVVTPTTVVTTSTTTPKTTTTSSSTTEPTTTPTTTSTTTAPPSTPVVTPTTVVTTSTTTPKTTTTSSSTTEPTTTPTTTSTTTAPPSTPVVTPTTVVTTSTTTPKTTTTSSSTTEPTTTPTTTSTTTAPPSTPVVTPTTVVTTSTTTPKTTTTSSSTTEPTTTPTTTSTTTAPPSTPVVTPTTVVTTSTTTPKTTTTSSSTTEPTTTPTTTSTTTAPPSTPVVTPTPVVKTSTTTPQTTMTSNKSTCFNNYSTYSNGHLNDYIHYNTRCTTQYNCCNINPRYHFTYYTSNYKRYHD, encoded by the exons ATGACGTGGACTCACTTTTGGTTGTGTTTCCTGGCCCTGTCATTTACAAACATCGCCAATGTCCAAGCAAGACAGG CTCTCAACCATGTCAACAGCATCTGCAGCACCTGGGGCCGGCACCACTTCAAGACGTTTGACGGGGACGTGTACCAGTTCCCCGGCTTGTGTGGATACAACCTGGTGTCCGACTGCCACGAGATGTACAGAGAATTCTCGGTGCACATCCAGAAGAGCTTGGTAGACGGCCACCCCACGGTCAACGAGCTGGTTGTCACCATCAACGACCTTGTGTTCCATCTGACTAAGAGGGCTGTCTCATTGAACGATGATCT TATCAACTTGCCGTACCTAAATGCGGGGATTCAACTGGAACGGAATGCGGTTTACACCAAGCTCCAGGCCAAGGTCGGCCTGGTTGTAATGTGGAATGGTGATGATGCTGTGATG GTGGAGCTGGATTCTGATTATCATAACCGCACTTGTGGCCTTTGTGGGGACTTCAATGGCGTTCCAGTCTACAATGAATTCATTCACCACA ATCGCAAAATCCACCCCATTGAGTTTGGCAATGGACAGAGAGTCCATCGACCAAACGATGAGTGTGAGGACCCCtacgaggaggaagagcaggagctGGACGCCCAGGACTTAGAATACCCGGAACTAGAAGACCAGGCGGTTGAGGTCCCCTGCAAGGAATTT CGCCCAATATGCGAAAAGGTGATCCACTCTGAAGCCTGGAGCTCTTGTGCATCGCTGGTGGACCCGGCCCCATACACCCAGGCCTGTGTGCAGGACATGTGTGGATGTGGCAATAGCACCAATGACTTCTGCGTCTGCAGCACACTGGCAGAGTTCTCCCGCCAGTGTTCCCATGCCGGGGGTCAGCCGCCCAGCTGGAGGACGCCCCAGTTCTGCG CTAAGATGTGCCCCTTCAACATGGTGTATGAAGAGAGTGGCTCTCCATGCATGGCTAGCTGCACGGTCTCAGACATCAGCTCGCTCTGTGAGGACCACAAAATGGATGGCTGCTTTTGTCCTGCGG GAACGGTGTGGGACAACATTTCACAGAGAGGTTGTGTCAGCCAGACTGAATGCCAGTGTAAACACGATAAAATCTACAACTCCGGGGAAGTTTACCGACAGGATAGTGAAGAATG TTTATGCTATCAGGGAAGATGGGACTGTAAGAGTCTTCCCAGTCCGGCTACTTGCGCAGTGGAAGAGGGTTCCCATGTGACAACTTTTGATGGGAAAGCCTACATTTTCCATGGGGATTGCCACTACGTACTGGCTAAGATCGAAAGCAAG GATGATACCAGCCCCAAGTTCACCATCTTCGTCCAGCTGGTCCCATGTGTGAACCAGGAGTTTGACACTTGTCTGAAGAGTGTGAAGGTCCTACTGAACAATGACAGAAACAAC ATGCTAGCGTTCTCTGCAGATGGAAAAGTGAGGCACAACATGCAGATCATCAGCTTGCCATACAACACAG GCGACATCAACATATTCAGGGCATCGTCGTTCCACATCCTGCTCCAGACCAGGTTTGGGTTACAGATTCAGGTCCAGCATGTTCCGGTCCTGCAAGTCTATGTGACCCTTGAACAGAGATACAAAACAAAGACAAGAG GTTTATGTGGAAACTATAACATGATGCTGTCCGATGATATGAAGACACCTCAAGGGATTGTGGAAGGCACTGCATCCTCTTTTGGGAATTCCTGGAAGGCTAACCCTACCTGCCCAGAGAGAGATGAACGTCTGGAAAGCCCCTGTTCCGTCAGTGTGGAGAACG AGCGATATGCTGAACATTGGTGCTCGATGTTAACACGTCCAGACGGCCCATTTACAAACTGTCATGCAATGGTCGATCCAGAATTGTACCACAAG AGATGCATCTACGCCACATGTAACTGTGAGAAAACCGAAGACTGCATGTGTGCCGTTTTCTCCTCCTATGCACGAGCTTGTGCTTCGAAAGGAGTTTTCCTGAGTGATTGGAGGGTGAACGTCTGTG ATAAATACACAAGGGGCTGCCCGGAAAGCCAAAGCTTCTCTTACAAGCTGCAGCGCTGCCAGTGGACATGCAGGCAGCTGAGCTCAGAGCAGCAGAGCTGCACCTCTGACTTCCTGCCTGTGGACGGCTGCTCCTGCCCTGAGGGGACGTATCAGGAGGAACACGGTGCCTGTGTGCCCATGAACAAATGCCCCTGCTATCACAATGGAGTCCACATAAAGCCAGGCAAATCAATAAGCATCAAAGAGCAACACTG TTTGTGCTCCAATGGCAAGCTTCACTGTCGTACTTGGAAGACATCATCACAAG CCTGTCCGACTCCAAAAGTCTACCTTAACTGTTCGAGCACAGACGTCCGAGATCTGGGCGTGCAGTGTGCTCGGACATGTAGAAACACAGAGAGTGATAGTTGT TACTCAACAGAATGTGAATCCGGCTGTCAATGCCCCAGTGGTCTCCTTGATGATGGCAAGGGCTCCTGTGTGAAGGAACATGAATGTCCATGCGAACATGATCGCACCCTCTACGCTTCTGGCTCTGAAATCAAAGATCAGTGCAACACCTG TACATGTCGAAAGGGGAACTGGGAGTGTACGGAGAAGAAATGCCCAGGGACTTGCATCATTTATGGTAGTGGTCATTACAGAACCTTTGATCAGAGAACGTATGGCTTTCAGGGGCAATGCGCCTACGTGGCCATCCAG aacaCATGTGGCAACAAATCGGTAGAGGACATTTTCCGGGTTATTACAGAAAATATACCATGTGGAACTACTGGCACCACCTGCTCCAAATCTGTCAGGATTCAGCTGGGG AATAAAGAAATTAAATTAGCAAAgggaaaatatgaaatattggATCTGGCGATGGGCTCTGAGATCAAGTACACAATCAGACCTGTTGGGATGTATCTGGCCGTAGAAGCTTCACTCGGGATCACAGTTCTATGGGACCGCAAAACCACCATCCGGATCCTTCTGGAACCACAGCACAGT GCGGGGGTTTGCGGTCTTTGTGGAGACTTTAATGGAGATGTCCAGAATGACTTCACTACCCAGAGTCAGATGGTAGTGAGCAGCCCCCTTGAGTTTGCAAACAGCTGGAAGGCTTTAAGCTCTTGCCTGGATGCCGAAGCAAGCGCTGATTCTTGTGTGCTGCAGCCCCATCGCCACAACTGGGCCCAGATACAGTGTAGCATTATAAAGAGCGTCACCTTCCAAGACTGCCACAAAAAG GTGAATCCTATTCCGTTTTACGAAAACTGTGTAAAAGACTCGTGCGCCTGCGACAGTGGAGGAGACTGCGAGTGCTTCTGCACAGCAGTTGCAGCCTACGCCCAGGCTTGTAATGAAGTCAGTGTGTGCGTTGCCTGGAGAACCCCGGAAATATGCC CCGTATTTTGTGACTACTACAATGAAGGGGAATTATGTGAGTGGCACTACAAGCCTTGCCATGAACCTTGTTACGAGACCTGCCGGAATCCACACGGATGCAACAATTCAATACCAAACCTGGAAG GCTGTTACCCTGTGTGCCCAGAAGATAAGCCCATATTTGATGAAGATAAAGGAATATGTGTCGAGAGCTGTGATGGATGCATTTACAATGGAACATATTACAATGACAATGATGTCATATACAATGTGACGGACAATTTAGGAATGTGCTATTATGCTATTTGCAAAAATGGAAAAGTGATAAAGACAAATGATCCCTGTCCAACTCCCAAACCATCCACAACAACAACGCCATTCATTACCTCAACTACAACACCAACATCATCACCAGCAACCACACCTAGACCAACTACACCCTTAGTCACAACTAAAGAGACCACCACACAAGAGCCAACACCAACCTTTGATGACACAACATCAACTAATACACCTCAAACAACTATGACAAGTAGTTCAACGACTGAACCAACTACACCTGAAGTAACAACCAGAGAGACAACAAGCCCACCTGTTTCAACAACTACTCCACCTACTCCAACGGTCATCTCAACGACAACATTGACAACAACAACCACTGCACCACCAAGTACAACTGTTGCAACCCCAACCCCTGTTGTCGCGACAACAACGACTCCCACACAAGAAACAACCTCAGTTACGACAACTCCATCCACCACAACTGAAGGAACAACCGGAATCCCCTCAACGACCCCCTGCGAGGAAGAGTGTGAATGGACACAATGGTTTGATGTGGACAGCAGTACGGACGGCAGTGACTGGGAAACGTACGAGAACATTACAAACAGTGGAGAGAAGATATGTCAAAAACCAAGGAACATTACATGCAGATCGACAAAGGCTCCTGATAAAAGCTTTGATGACTTTGTCAAGGAAACGGGACAAGTTGTCTCTTGTGATATCGACGATGGTTTGATATGCAAAAAGGAGGATCAGGTTAGCCGACCTTACAAGTGCTTTAACTACCAGATCAAGGTGGAATGTTGTGGGCCATGCattccccaccccacccctccaacTATATCAACTACCGTCATTACCTCTAGCCCCAATCCAACACCAGGCAGCACCACTTCAGAACAGCCTACGCCTGTCTTCTCAACAACTAAATCTACAACACCCCCTGCACCACTCAGTACAACTGTTTTAACAACAACCCCTGTTTTCACATCACCTACTACACCTCAATCGACAAGAAGTACCACGACTGAACCAACCACTactccaacaactacatctacaacaactgctccaccgagtacacctgttgtaacaccaaccactgttgtcacgacgtcaactactacacctaaaacaactacgacaagtagttccacgactgaaccaaccactactccaacaactacatctacaacaactgctccaccaagtacacctgttgtaacaccaaccactgttgtcacgacatcaactactacacctaaaacaactacgacaagtagttccacgactgaaccaaccactactccaacaactacatctacaacaactgctccaccaagtacacctgttgtaacaccaaccactgttgtcacgacatcaactactacacctaaaaccactacgacaagtagttccacgactgaaccaaccactactccaacaactacatctacaacaactgctccaccaagtACACCTGTTGTAACACCAACCACTGTTGTCACGACATCTACTACACCTAAAACAACTACGACAAGTAGTTCCACGACTGAAGCAACCACTACTCCAAAAACTACATCgacaacaactgctccaccaagtacacctgttgtaacaccaaccactgttgtcacgacatcaactactacacctaaaacaactacgacaagtagttctacgactgaaccaaccactactccaacaactacatctacaacaactgctccaccaagtACACCTGTTGCAACACCAACCCATGTTGTCATGACAACAACGACTACACCTCAGACAACTATGACAAGTAGTTCCACGACTGAACCAACCACTactccaacaactacatctacaacaactgctccaccaagtACACCTGTTGTAACACCAACCACTGTTGTCACGACGTCAACTACTACACCTAAAACAACTACGACAAGCAGTTCAACGACTGAACCAACCACTactccaacaactacatctacaacaactgctccaccaagtacacctgttgtaacaccaaccactgttgtcacgacatcaactactacacctaaaacaactacgacaagtagttccacgactgaaccaaccactactccaacaactacatctacaacaactgctccaccaagtacacctgttgtaacaccaaccactgttgtcacgacgtcaactactacacctaaaacaactacgacaagtagttccacgactgaaccaaccactactccaacaactacatctacaacaactgctccaccaagtacacctgttgtaacaccaaccactgttgtcacgacatcaactactacacctaaaacaactacgacaagtagttccacgactgaaccaaccactactccaacaactacatctacaacaactgctccaccaagtACACCTGTTGTAACACCAACCACTGTTGGCACGACAACTACGACTCCCACACAAGAAACAACCTCAGTTACGACAACTCCATCCACCACAACTGAAGGAACAACCGGAATCCCCTCAACGACCCCCTGCGAGGAAGAGTGTGAATGGACACAATGGTTTGATGTGGACAGCAGTACGGACGGCAGTGACTGGGAAACGTACGAGAACATTACAAACAGTGGAGAGAAGATATGTCAAAAACCAAGGAACATTACATGCAGATCGACAAAGGCTCCTGATAAAAGCTTTGATGACTTTGTCAAGGAAACGGGACAAGTTGTCTCTTGTGATATCGACGATGGTTTGATATGCAAAAAGGAGGATCAGGTTAGCCGACCTTACAAGTGCTTTAACTACCAGATCAAGGTGGAATGTTGTGGGCCATGCattcccccctccacccctcaaaCTACATCAACTACCGTCATTACCTCTAGCCCCAATCCAACACCAGGTAGCACCACTTCAGAACAGCCTACGCCTGTCTTCTCAACAACTAAATCTACAACACCCCCTGCACCACTCAGTACAACTGTTTTAACAACAACCCCTGTTTTCACATCACCGACTACACCTCAATCGACAAGAAGTACCACGACTGAACCAACCACTactccaacaactacatctacaacaactgctccaccgagtacacctgttgtaacaccaaccactgttgtcacgacgtcaactactacacctaaaacaactacgacaagtagttccacgactgaaccaaccactactccaacaactacatctacaacaactgctcaaccaagtacacctgttgtaacaccaaccactgttgtcacgacatcaactactacacctaaaacaactacgacaagtagttccacgactgaaccaaccactactccaacaactacatctacaacaactgctccaccaagtACAC ctgttgtaacaccaaccactgttgtcacgacatcaactactacacctaaaacaactacgaccagtagttccacgactgaaccaaccactactccaacaactacatctacaacaactgctccaccaagtacacctgttgtaacaccaaccactgttgtcacgacatcaactactacacctaaaacaactacgacaagtagttccacgactgaaccaaccactactccaacaactacatctacaacaactgctccaccaagtacacctgttgtaacaccaaccactgttgtcacgacatcaactactacacctaaaacaactacgacaagtagttccacgactgaaccaaccactactccaacaactacat tACACCTGTT TAGTTCCACGACTGAACCAACCACTactccaacaactacatctacaacaactgctccaccaagtacacctgttgtaacaccaaccactgttgtcacgacatcaactactacacctaaaacaactacgacaagtagttccacgactgaaccaaccactactccaacaactacatctacaacaactgctccaccaagtacacctgttgtaacaccaaccactgttgtcacgacatcaactactacacctaaaacaactacgacaagtagttccacgactgaaccaaccactactccaacaactacatctacaacaactgctccaccaagtacacctgttgtaacaccaaccactgttgtcacgacatcaactactacacctaaaacaactacgacaagtagttccacgactgaaccaaccactactccaacaactacatctacaacaactgctccaccaagtacacctgttgtaacaccaaccactgttgtcacgacatcaactactacacctaaaacaactacgacaagtagttccacgactgaaccaaccactactccaacaactacatctacaacaactgctccaccaagtacacctgttgtaacaccaaccactgttgtcacaacatcaactactacacctaaaacaactacgacaagtagttccacgactgaaccaaccactactccaacaactacatctacaacaactgctccaccaagtacacctgttgtaacaccaaccactgttgtcacgacatcaactactacacctaaaacaactacgacaagtagttccactactgaaccaaccactactccaacaactacatctacaacaactgctccaccaagtACACCTGTTGTAACACCAACCCCTGTTGTCAAGACATCAACTACTACACCTCAGACAACTATGACGA GCAACAAGTCCACCTGTTTCAACAACTACTCCACCTACTCCAACGGTCATCTCAACGACTACATCCACTACAACACTCGCTGTACCACCCAGTACAACTGTTGCAACATCAACCCCCGTTATCACTTCACCTACTACACCTCTAACTACAAGAGGTACCACGACTGA